TTGTGAGAGGCATAACATTCACCATGAACAATGCGGAAAACTGATTGTAGCCACTGCTCCAGAGCAGATTGAGGGGCTGAATTTATTGTATGATCGGGCTGCTGCCAACGGGCTCGATGTTTCAAGAATTGGGCGGGAGGCTGCTCTGGAAATCGAACCCCATATCAATTGTATTGAAGCACTCCATGTCCCTTCCACTGGTATCGTGGACTTTAAGGTTGTGGCTGCAAAATATGTTGAACTGCTTGTGGAAATGGACGTCGACCTGATCCTTGATTGTGAAATTACGGATATTAAACAACAGGAGTGGGGGTATAGTCTCTCTACTTCCAGGAATATGTATCAAACAAAATATCTCATTGCAACCGTGGGGCTGTATTCAGATCGTATTGCCAGAGGTGCAGGTGTTGATCCTGGTATGAAAATCATTCCCTTTAGAGGGGAATACTGGCATCTAAAACAGAATAAGCGGTCACTGGTAAAAAATCTGATATATCCAGTTCCCAATCCCAAATTTCCATTTCTAGGTGTGCACATGACACGTCTCATTGATGGCAGCATCCATGCCGGCCCCAATGCGGTTCTGGCCTTTAGCCGTGAAGGCTATAGCTGGTTGAAGATCAATGGCAAAGATTTGTTTGAAACCCTGACCTTCCCCGGGTTTTGGAAATTGGCCGATTCATATCTTGGCGAAGGTTTTAAAGAAATGTATCGCTCCGTGGTGAAATCCGCGTTTCTCTCAAGTGTTCAAGAGCTTATACCTGAAATCGAATCCAATGATCTACAACGAGGTGCAGCGGGCGTTAGAGCTCAGGCCTTGCGATCTGATGGAACTCTGATCGATGACTTTGATCTCGTTGAGCAAAAGAATGGTATCTTTGTATTAAATGCCCCATCACCTGCAGCGACTGCCAGTCTGGAAATAGGCAAATACATCGCCAGGAAAATCTATTCTTCCAAATAAGCCGTATGCATCATCGGGTATACTTAAGTAGGGTCACATTGCCATCGGCAGCTGTACAAATCACTCGTTTCGAATCTATCACTTCAAGGGTGTTCACCAATCCATCACTGATTCTATGGCGCCAGACGAGATCTCCTGTAGTCCGCTCCATACAGAAAACACTTCCGTTATCTGTAGTGAAAAAGATATAACCGTCCTTCTCAATCATTGCATTTGGTGCGATGTCATACCCGAAGCCAATATGCTTTATCCAATCCAGGTTAAAGGTATCTCCTGCGGTTTTTACAGAGAGAACTGAATCCTGCATGGTTCTGGCGAAAACATTCAACCCGTCTTCAGTGATCCCAATGGATTCTCTTACTCTGTGGCCCGATTTACGCCAGATAGTCTCACCATTTGAGATATTGATGGCTGACATGACACGATCTGGTGCGACGATGTATAATTTATCATTAGCCACCACTGGCCAGCAGGCGGCAGGCGAGTATAATAATCCAGATCTTCCGTCGCTCCATCGCCACTCAAGATTCCCATTCCTTGCATTGAGGGCATAAATTGATTCATCCCAGGCACCATACATTATTTTGCCTTGAGCAAGAACAGGCTTGGTCTCTATGTATCCTGATCCATCGCTAAAGGTCCATTTCTTTTTTCCATTTCTAAGATTTAAAGCCTGAAAATCTCCATCGCCATTCCCCATGTACACTTTTCTTCCCTCCATGAGTGCCGAGCTGAAGACAGAGGCGCTACTTTTGACCTGCCAGAGCAATTCACCATTCCTGCTGGAAATGCAGGAAATGGTTGAATCAACAGATCCTACGACAACTCGTGTGCCCTGCACTGCAGGGGTTGAGTGAATGGCTCCTCCAGCTTGCCAACTCCAGTTCACATGACCACTTTCAATATCAAGGGCCAAAAGCTCGCCGGAAACTGTACTGATATACACCTGGTCATTCTCTACAGCAGGTGCTGACGTAATGAGTGATCCAGTCTTGTACTGCCAGATTATCTCAACCCCAGAGGTATCATTTTCTGAATAGTCAGGGTAAGGCAGACTGAGGGAATCCTGGGAGTTTTTATGACCCAGGGGAAGACGATGCCAGAAGTGGGTACTGTCTGCCAGGGGTATTCTTTCAGTAAAATTGGCATAGGCGGGATACAGATCTACGATGCTATAGCCCGTGGGTTGCTGGCCTCGTCTCAAAGTAGATCGACTCATGACTCCTGGAATGCCCTCATAGGATGTGGCCCGATTGGCATGACCATGTCCATGCAGTACTGCTTGAATATTATGGGGTCGCAAGACATCCCGGAGTGCGTGCCAATTGTCAATTGATGGATCCAGAGGATAGTGGAGGACGATAAATACTTTTTGTTCAGGATCAGGCAGAGATTTGAGGATTGATTTGACCCAGGAGATATCAGCTGGATCAAGGTAACCGGCACCCATTCGAAGCACAGGCCCCTGATGGATACCAATAAACCGGAATTCCCCAACTTCGACATTGAATCTATCTGCTCCCCACAACTGTTCGAAGCGTTGACCACCTGAAGAAGACCATTTCAGATCGTGATTGCCAGGAATGATGTAGTAGGGAATGCTGAGGCTATTTAAAATGGCTTTGGCCAGTTGTAGGTTTTGACCAACATCGAGCTCGGTAATGTCTCCAGATACTATAGCAAAAGTGATGCTATCATTCTTATTAATATCATGTACAACGATACTGAGATCTTCAGCACCAGTTCTTCCACCAACATGGGTATCGGTGAGCCAGGCAAATTTGATGGGAGCAGAAATTTCAGTCTGACCCAATAGTGTTCCAAAAGCGAAAATGAAAACAAGTGAGAGTCTGATGAGTAAAGCCATTATTAACCCCTTTTTAAGCAATATAATTCATTGAATTGGGTAGGGAAGCAGCAATATGGAAATTGTGCACAATCTCATTAATAATACTCTAATATGGCATATTCGCTCTTCGTGCTCCATATTGAGTTGATTTTCAATTTTGACCTGATCTTATAGCCATTAGATTCAAAGCTGAATAATTGTGTGAGGACCGACATTCATGAAGCTAACCGCTTTCAATGCTATTCATAAATCGCTTGGTGCCAAGATGGTACCCTTTGCCGGATACGAAATGCCCATTCAGTACGAGGGTATCATTGCTGAACATGAGAAGGTGCGAAATCAGGCAGGGTTATTTGATGTCTCCCATATGGGAGAATTCTGGGTAACAGGAGAACAAGCACTGGAATTCGTTGAATATGCCACTGCAAACAATGTGGCATCAATGGAAAAAGGCCAGGTCCAATATTCTACCATGTGCCTTGAAAATGGCGGTATTGTTGACGATCTTCTCATTTACCGGTTTGCAGATCGTTTTATGCTGGTTGTAAATGCCTCCAATCTGGAAAAGGACTGGAACCATCTTTCCGATCTGGTGCAGAAATTTCAGGATGTGCAACTCACCAATGGCTCAGATGGAATCGCCCTACTGGCACTTCAAGGACCTGAATCAAAAAATATCCTGTCCAAATTGACCTCAGGTAATCTTGATAGTCTTGAATTTTACCATTTTGCCATAGGTGATGTGAATGGGTTACCCATGCTCATCTCAAGAACTGGCTACACAGGTGAATTGGGCTACGAACTGTACCATGATCCTGAGGAGTCAGAACAACTCTGGGCTGCTTTGATGGAAGCAGGTGCAGAATATGGGTTGTCACCCATTGGCCTGGGTGCCCGTGATACGCTAAGGATGGAGATGAAGTTCTGTCTTTATGGAAATGATATTGATGAAACCACCACACCGCTGGAAGCCCGACTGGGTTGGGCCACTGATTTGGAGCATGGGGATTTTCTCGGTCGTGATGCACTAATAAAGCAGAAAGAAGCAGGTCTCACACGTTTTCTTGTTGCTTTCGAAATGATGGATCGGGGCCTCCCACGCCACGGATACGAAATTTATGCAGGGGATGAGAAGGTGGGTGTGGTCACATCAGGTGGTCAGAGTCCATCTTTGAAAAAGGGCATTGGACTGGCATATATTGATAAACCTCACCAGAAAGTGAACACGACTCTCAGTATTGATATTAGAGGACGTCGTCTGGCCATCAAAGTCATCAAACCACCGTTTATAAATAAGAAAACCAATTGAATCCATGGTAGTCAAAAAGAAGCAAATTAGTCTGGAAGAAAAAAGTCGCGAGATTCTTGGAATACTCACCATGGTAGTGGGTCTGTTTGTACTCCTCAGTCTGGTGAGTCATGAGCCCACTGAAGAATTAAGCATCATGCCAGGTGTACATTTCCACAATTGGATGGGGTATGCCGGTATTTTTATCTCCTGGGCGTTATTCAAAATGTTCCTGGGATGGGGATCAATTGTCATTGCCCTATTAATTGGTGTCTGGGGCTATGTTGTTTTTACTGATAAAGATTTTCAGCCTGTTTTCAGGTTTACGGGGTATAGTTTTGCCACCACTCTGATCCTCATGACCCTCTTTGCCCTGATCGCCGAGAAAAGTGGCATGACTTCAGATCAATTATTCAGACACTCCGGGTATCTCACAGTTAGCATCAGTCAACTCATAAAAGATTTTCTGGGTTTCCCGGGTTCAGTTCTCATCCTGTTTAGTATTGGTATTGTGACCGTCCAGGCCTGGCGCGGATTTTCATTCCGTCGTGTCAATGATTGGATCGAAGATCGACTCTCTGAGCTGCGTAACAAGCTCAAGATGGCCAGTAAGAAGCGAGCCAAGGTGAAGGACCTTAAAGAGAGGGCACAGGCCCCTATCCAGCGTGAAGAGGAGCGCGTTGCTCCAATAAGATCTACATCTGACCCAGTTCCCGAACCAGTCGGGGAAACAGCTCCACCACCGATTCAGCGTGAAGAAATGCCGCCTGGGAATTTGGGGAAAGCGGAGCAAACCACTTTGAGGCCCAATGAAATAGAAATTGAAGCTGCCATAATTGAAGATCAAGTAGACTACGATGAGACTCAGGTTCGGGTCCCCAAACGGGAGTATAAACTGCCCTCAGTCGATTTGCTCATGGAACCACCGCCAACTTCTGCTGGCCAATCAAAAGATATTCTACTGCGTAAGGCTGAATTGTTGATTCAGACATTGGAGACCTTTGGTGTGGATGGTCGTGTGACCAATATTGCCCCTGGTCCCGTCATCACAAGATATGAGGTGGAACCAGGTCCTGGTATCCGGGTATCGAAAATTGCAAATCTCTCTGATGATATTGCCAGAGTTATGGAAGCACAGAGCGTCCGTATCATTGCACCAATTCCTGGTAAAAATTCTGTGGGAATTGAGCTCCCCAATGATGAACCGGAAATTGTGTATTTCAAAAGTGGTATCAATTCACCAAAATTCTCTGAGCCTGCCTCCGTATTAACAATTGCCCTTGGCAAGACCACAGCTGGTGAAATATTTGTGGCAGATCTGGCCAAGATGCCTCACCTCCTGGTCGCTGGCGCCACCGGCTCAGGTAAATCTGTCTGTATTAACACCATTATTACTTCCCTTCTATATCGTGCACGTCCTGATCAGGTGAAGTTCATTATGATTGACCCCAAGAAGTTGGAGTTATCCACCTATAAGCGCCTCCAGGGCTATCATCTGATTACCAGTGAGTCCATAGACGAATATGTGATTACAACTCCGAAAAATGCCATTCATGCGTTGCGTTCCGCGGAGTTGGAAATGGAGAAACGCTATAATCTGCTTTCCAAGAAAACGGTTCGCAATATTGATCAATACAATGAACGCGCCACTGGCAAGGATGGCTATGTTCATCTGCCATATATCGTTGTATTAGTCGATGAGCTGGCTGATTTGATGATCACAGCAGGCAAGGAAATTGAGGAGCCAATAGCACGTCTGGCCCAGATGGCTCGTGCTGTGGGTATTCATCTCGTCATTGCCACTCAAAGGCCTTCTGTTGATGTCATTACTGGTGTGATAAAAGCAAACTTCCCAACTCGTATTGCCTTTAAGGTGGCTCAGAAAAATGATTCAAGAACCATTCTGGATCAAAATGGTGCCGAAAAACTATTGGGGAATGGTGATATGCTCTTCCTGGCTCCTGGAGCTCCGGCACCAGTACGTTTACACAACGCCTTTGTCACCCTCGAAGAAATTGAGGATGTCCTGGATCATATTCAGGATCAGCCCAAACCAGAAGAACAACTTCTACCCGGTATCGTTGATGAGCAGGATCCCACCATTGCCGGAACGGAAGGTGGGGGAGAACTTGATCCCTTATTTGATGAGGCCTATCGTCTGGTAGTTCTCCATCAGCAAGGTTCTGTGAGTATGATTCAAAGACGACTTCGAGTTGGTTATGCCCGAGCTGGTCGACTCATTGATGAGCTCGAACGTGCTGGAATTGTTGGACCCAACACTGGCAGTAAAGCTCGTGATGTCCTGGTTGGACCAGAAGTCCTGGACAACCCTTCATTTGATGAAGATATCCTTGATGATTAAGTCAGGAGCCTCCTCTCGTATGAAATATTATCGATTGCATGTCAGCCTACTGTGGCTGGTGACTTTTATATCCTTGAGTAATTCACTATCTGCAGCCCAACCGCCCAAGGAACTTGCTAAAATTATAGATCACTTTATGAATCTGGAAACTACCAGTGTAAAAATCAACCAGGTCATTGATTGGCGGTTTTCAGATAAAAGTGACACGGTTAGAATTCAAATGGATATTCGGGGTGGTAGAAATTTTCACGTCATGCTTGCCGATTTCGGGATGGAAATATTTGTGACTGAAAATGAGATGATTACAGTCAACCATAGCAGGCATCAAATTTTATACGAGAATGCATCTCCTGATGCATTGCTGAAGCAATTATTTGTCGGGGGTGATCTAAATTCGGCCCGCCTTAAAGGGGAGAAAAAGTTAAGCGATTCTAGGCGCAGACTCAATTTCCAGTTTGCAGATGATTTTTCTGATTGGGAAAGTCTGGCAGTGGTTCTTGGCCAGGGTGACGATTTGGAAAAGCTAATTCTGGTCGACTATGATGGCAATAAATACATCATCTCGCTGAGCTATTTAGAAAGCTACGAAGGATTTACCATTCCAATTATGGGTGAGGATTATCTGCATTATCAAATTGCGGATCTGAGGGGAAAATAGTGCAGATCGTTGGTTTGATAAAAGAACACCCGCTAAAGTTTATAACCTCCATCGCCGTGAGTTTAGGACTAGTCTATTATTCATTCAAGGACCTTGAATGGGAACCCTTCTGGCAGGCTATCTTATCCATAAATTATTGGCTTTTTGCTTCAGGTGCCTTGCTACTAGTCCTTAGCAATGTGGTGCGCGCTGCACGCTGGAAAATTTTACTTAGCCCACAAAGAACAATTAAAACCAAACACTTATTTGAAGCCACGATGATGGGCTATATGGGAAACAATGTGCTCCCCTTTAGACTAGGGGAAGTGTTAAGAGCCATGGTGGTATCCAAGCGACATCATCTGAAAGTCAGTGGTGTGGGAGCTTCCATCGTTGTGGAGCGCAGTTTAGATATGTTTTCATTTCTCATCCTGGCTGGCATCTATGCTACTCTGGTTCCAACGTTTGAGTCTGCACGCCTTCTGGCTATGCTGGGGCTGGGTGCCCTCCTCATGATCATCATATTGGGTTTTTGGGTCAACCGCCAGCATGAAAAGTTCCAGGTTCGTATTGAGGCATGGAGTCAGCGTTTTATCGATGGAGGGCATCCTAAAAGAGCTGAACATCTCCTATCAATATTTAGAGGACTGGAGACCTTGTGGCATATGCCAAAACCCTTCCAGGTAGTCCTTCAAACTGGTTTTCTGTGGTTGCTCTATTTTATGGTCACTTTTCTAGCGCTGGCCGCTTTTGATTTCGGACTTGATCTGGTAGATCTGTGGAAGGTCTCATCCATTCTGCTTGTTTTCACGACCCTATCCTTATCTGTTCCTGCTGCACCTGGTTATGTTGGTACCTATCATGGGGCGGTTTTGGCAGCACTGATGATATTTAATATTGACAATGATGCAGCCAAAGCTTTCGCCATCGTTATGCATCTTATGAACTACTTATTATATACACCCATGGGAGCCTGGTATCTCATGAAAGCTGGTTTGACATTAGATCTGGCTAAGGGTCAAGAAGAAGTCACGGATTGAAGATAAATTTCCAGCAGTCCCGAGTTTTGAAATAAATCAAGATTATGGGCTGCACAGACTAAAAATAACTTTACCCAGGTGTGTCTGAGCTCCATTCCTTGCTTGACAGTTTGGGACTCAGCAATTAGCATTGAAGGCTAAATTTTAAACACACAAGCTCAGTGTATATCCATGTGTTAGATAATCGACGTTTCATCGTTTATGTTTCTGGATTCCTGGGGGATGAATAACTTGGACAAAGGAGCACCTTATGAATGAATTAAACCTGACTGCAAATCTCATTTTGCGTAAGCACAAAGAGCAGAGTGCACTGCCAGTGCGTGAACGTGATTGGGAAAAGATTGAAGAACTTGTCTCAAAAATAAATTCTGTAAACTCAATGTTTCAGATTCTAGCTTCTCTGGTATTTGGGGTGTCCTTCTCAATCGTTACCCTCCTTGTCCTCATGTGGGTTGGTGGCACAGGGATAGAGTCTGCTGCTACAATCACTGGTAATTTTGTCGTGTCCGTCATTGTGGGAATAGCCATAGCGTTAACCATTTTGGCGAGACAACAACGAGCGAATGTTGCCAAAGCCATCGATGTGGTTCTCAATGAAATGGATCTGGTTCAGAAGGAGTTTAGTCCAGTAAGCATGGCTACCGAAGTGACTGAAGAAGTCAAGGATTCCAGTACATCCGTCGCCGATCAATTCCTGAAATAGGAATAAGACCGCCAAGTCCTTTATTTTATTAGAAAAGAATGTTTAAAAAAGGTGGTAAATCTGCTTGCTCACGCATAGGCGGGCAGTTATTTTCGCACGCTTTTTCGCATCTTAGTTGGTGCCACAGGAGGACTACGCTTTGTTTTTGAGCAATTAATACTCAAAGGTGATCTAAAGTGCTCGTTGTGAATGAAAAGATTGAAGTAGGGTGATTAGCTTCCGTCTACGTCTAGCGACTACGCCAGACAGGCAGGTGGTTAGAGTACTTGTCCCGACATGAATGTCAGGAGAGTCTTGGAGCCGAGTTTTTTAAAAGAAGGGCGATACTGGTACTAACATTACAGTAGAACCCGGGGAATAAGATTTAAGTAGGGTGATTAGCTCAGGTGGTTAGAGTACTTGCTTGACATGCAAGGAGTCACTGGTTCGAGTCCAGTATCGCCCACAGGATATGAACGCGAATGGGAATATACAGATCACATACCCAGATGGCCGTACTGAAGAGTTGCCGTCCGGGATTCGTGCGTTCGAAATTGCCCAGGGGATAAGTCCTCAATTCGAGAAACAACTCATCGCTGCAAGCATCAATGGTAGAGTGGTTGATCTGGCAACGGTGATCACTGAAGATTCTTCAGTTAACTTTCTCAAAAGAACGGATGCTGAAGCTCACGAAATTTTGCTTCACAGTACCTCCCACATTATGGCCCAGGCTGTCAAACGCCTTTATCCTGAAGTAAAGGTGACCATTGGTCCTTCCATAGAGAATGGATTCTATTACGATTTCGATATTGAGAGCCCCTTTACTGATGACCAGCTCGTTGCGATTGAAACTGAAATGCAGAAAATCATTGATGAAGATTTACCTGTTAAGAGATTAGAGCTTTCACGGGATGAGGCAATCAAACGCTTTGAAGCCATGAATGAAACGTATAAAGTCGAAATAATCTCTGAGTTACCAGAAGATGAGATCATTTCAGCTTATGAACAGGGAGAGTTTATTGATCTCTGTCGTGGTCCCCACTTGCCTTCAACTAAACGTGCAGGTGCATTTAAACTCTTGAGTGTGGCTGGAGCGTATTGGCGTGGAAATGAAAATAACCGCATGTTGTCTCGAATTTATGGAACAGCATTTCCGGAAAAAAAAGCACTTAAGAAATACCTCAACCTGCTGGAAGAAGCCAAGAAGCGCGATCATCGTCGCCTGGGTAAGGAATTGGGCTGGTTCAGTTTTCATAAAGAATCACCAGCCAACGCCTTCTTCCATCCCAAAGGCACACAGATATACAACGGAATTGTGGATTACCTGCGTGAGAGTAATATCCGCTATGGATATGAGGAGGTTGGGACACCTCTGATCCTCTCTGAGGAATTGTGGCATCGCAGTGGTCACTGGGATAATTATGGTGATAATATGTATTTCACCAAGGTTGACGATCGTGATTTCGCTGTGAAACCCATGAATTGTCCAGGCCACCTCTTGATCTTTGGTGATTCTGCTCATTCCTACCGGGAATTCCCCATCCGCATGGCAGAATTCGGCCGGGTGCATCGTCACGAGCGCTCAGGTGTGACTCACGGGTTATTTCGGGTCCGTACTTTTGTACAGGATGATGCACATATCTTCTGTACTGAAGCACAAATCCATGATGAGGTAAGTCTGGTACTTGAACAAATATTTGAGACCTACCATGCTTTTGGATTCGACGATGTTCATGTTGAACTCTCCACAAAACCAGCCAAGGCTATTGGTTCTGCTGAAACCTGGACCAAGAGTGAAGCCATTCTACAAAAGGTGTTGGAAGATAATGAGATCGACTATCAGTTGAATCCTGGTGATGGTGCCTTCTATGGCCCTAAAATTGACTTCCATATCAAGGATTCTTTGAACCGAAGCTGGCAATGCGGCACCTGTCAGCTGGATTTCTCCATGCCAGAACGCTTTGAGTTGGAGTACACAGGTGAGGATGGTGCTTCCCACCGTCCTGTCATGCTCCATAGAGCTGTCGTTGGAAGCCTGGAACGTTTTATGGGTATCCTGATTGAGAATTATGCCGCCCGTTTGCCGGTGTGGTTGGCTCCTGTGCAAGTCAAGGTGATCCCCATTGCGGATCGTCATGAAGACTACGCCCAGGAAGTCGTTGCTCAATTGAAATCCGCTGGAATTCGTGTAGAAGCCAACTGGAAAAATGAAAAAATTGGTCAGAAAATTCGTCAAGCAGAGCTTGAAAAGGTTCCATATATGTTTATCCTTGGGGACCGAGAGGTTGAAGAGAGCAAAATTAGTGTTCGTCGTCACGGTGTCGGAGATTTAGGCAGCGTTGACCTTGCTGAAGTGAGCGAACGTATTTTAGGTGAAATAAGGGAGAGAATAGATCAAAAAGTATAAGGTATACGCTAAGGAGGATGAACTCCGCATCAATGATGAGATTGACACCCCAGAGGTTTTACTCGTGGATGAAAACGGTGAACAAGCAGGATTAGTAACCATCCAAGAGGCCCTGGAAAGAGCAGAAAATGCCGAACTAGATCTGGTAGAAGTCGCCCCAAACGCCAAGCCTCCAGTCTGTAAGCTTATGGATTACAGCAAGTACAAGTATGAAAAGGCTAAGAAAGCCAAAGAGGCAAAGAAAAAACAAAAAATTATTCAGAACAAAGAAGTGCGCTTCAGACCGAATATTGAGGATCATGATCTTCAGACAAAGGTCAACAAAGCACGAGAATTTCTGGACGATGGAGATAGAGTAAAAATAACGATCATGTTTAGAGGCCGGGAAATGGCTTATCTGGATCGTGGACCATTACTCATGACAAAAATCATGAGTCATCTCGGTGAAGATGTGAACATGGAATATACCCCGACTATGGAAGGTAGATTCCTTACCACTGTAGTCACCTTGAAGAAGTGAGGTAATGAGATATGCCCAAAATGAAATCAAATCGTGCTGCTAAAAAGCGCTTCAAGCTAACCGGTAAAGGTAAAGTGAAGAGAAACAAGGCTTTCACCAGTCACATGCAGAACAACAAATCACAGAAGCAGAAAAGAAAACTTCGCAAATCCGGTCTTTTGACAGGTGGCGATGCTGCTAAAGTGAAAAAAGCGATATCCGCTTAAGTACTAGGAGTTACAATGCCAAAAGCAAACAGTGCTGTCACCCGTAAAAAACGGCACAAAAAATATTTAAAGGCTGCCAAGGGTTACTATGGTGCCCGTTCACGTCTGTATAGAACAGCACGTGAGACTGTTGAACGCGCCTGGGTTTATGCCTACAGAGATCGTAAAGATCGGAAACGTCAATTTCGTCGTTTGTGGATAGCCAGAATTAACGCTGCTGCTCGTTTGAACGGCCTGAGTTATTCCAAATTGATGAATGGTTTAAAGAAAAGTAGTATTGACCTCAATCGTAAAATGTTAGCTGAAATCGCTGTTACAGATCCAGTTGGTTTCGCTTCGATTGTAGCAAAAACTAAATAAACCACAGTTAGGATCGCGTATGTCGCTTTTCAAAAAAGTCGACGAATTACGCTCGGAATTCAAGCAAGCGTTGGCATCAAGTCCAGCGCTTTCTGATTTAGAGCGGATTAGACAAGAATTCCTGGGTCGCAAAGGTGTAATTAACGACCTCTTCAAAAAGATGAAAGAGGTTGAAGCTGAACGTCGTGGTGAATTTGGCGGTGTGATCAATCAGCTCAAACAGGACATCCATGATCACATAGAGGCTAGCATCAATGAACAGCGTGGTGATGTTCAGGCAATCAGTTCAGTTGATGTCACTTTACCAGGTGTGATCTACGAA
The sequence above is a segment of the Candidatus Neomarinimicrobiota bacterium genome. Coding sequences within it:
- the thrS gene encoding threonine--tRNA ligase; translation: MNANGNIQITYPDGRTEELPSGIRAFEIAQGISPQFEKQLIAASINGRVVDLATVITEDSSVNFLKRTDAEAHEILLHSTSHIMAQAVKRLYPEVKVTIGPSIENGFYYDFDIESPFTDDQLVAIETEMQKIIDEDLPVKRLELSRDEAIKRFEAMNETYKVEIISELPEDEIISAYEQGEFIDLCRGPHLPSTKRAGAFKLLSVAGAYWRGNENNRMLSRIYGTAFPEKKALKKYLNLLEEAKKRDHRRLGKELGWFSFHKESPANAFFHPKGTQIYNGIVDYLRESNIRYGYEEVGTPLILSEELWHRSGHWDNYGDNMYFTKVDDRDFAVKPMNCPGHLLIFGDSAHSYREFPIRMAEFGRVHRHERSGVTHGLFRVRTFVQDDAHIFCTEAQIHDEVSLVLEQIFETYHAFGFDDVHVELSTKPAKAIGSAETWTKSEAILQKVLEDNEIDYQLNPGDGAFYGPKIDFHIKDSLNRSWQCGTCQLDFSMPERFELEYTGEDGASHRPVMLHRAVVGSLERFMGILIENYAARLPVWLAPVQVKVIPIADRHEDYAQEVVAQLKSAGIRVEANWKNEKIGQKIRQAELEKVPYMFILGDREVEESKISVRRHGVGDLGSVDLAEVSERILGEIRERIDQKV
- a CDS encoding translation initiation factor IF-3, whose translation is MKKYKVYAKEDELRINDEIDTPEVLLVDENGEQAGLVTIQEALERAENAELDLVEVAPNAKPPVCKLMDYSKYKYEKAKKAKEAKKKQKIIQNKEVRFRPNIEDHDLQTKVNKAREFLDDGDRVKITIMFRGREMAYLDRGPLLMTKIMSHLGEDVNMEYTPTMEGRFLTTVVTLKK
- the rpmI gene encoding 50S ribosomal protein L35 → MPKMKSNRAAKKRFKLTGKGKVKRNKAFTSHMQNNKSQKQKRKLRKSGLLTGGDAAKVKKAISA
- the rplT gene encoding 50S ribosomal protein L20 encodes the protein MPKANSAVTRKKRHKKYLKAAKGYYGARSRLYRTARETVERAWVYAYRDRKDRKRQFRRLWIARINAAARLNGLSYSKLMNGLKKSSIDLNRKMLAEIAVTDPVGFASIVAKTK